gctaaaccgagctcgagcttggctcggttcatatatagttgagctcgagctcgtgaaagccaaGATCGAACTCGGTTCGAattcggttcggctcgtttttcgttattaaaacgacgtcgttttaatacatattagtcaaaacgacgtcattttgtatcaaaatttttaataaaaaaatctcgCAAATAGCTCGAGTTCGATCGAGCTGActcggttcgagtccagccctactaACAGGCCATATAAAGAGCTGGTCATGAAATGACACCtctctttgaaaaatattgcggGTTATGATTCATCCACTGGGCCATAAGGCTACAAGGAGTGTTGTTAAAATTTCAGTGATGCAAATGAATAATCAGTGAAGGacattaatttgttaaaataaaaaaagattattaaaattttgaggcAACTGTTACATAGGTAAGATTTACAATAACTAGAAATGCAAAAAATTAGCTTGAATCACCTGCAAAATGAAAAGCATTGGACACAAGAGCCATAATTGGCCATCTACACCAGCTGTTTCTCCCCAAACAACATCCATTCTCCTGGCCTGGATTAAAAAAGGAATATATATGTTAGAACTCTACAATGAAAATTATGCATTTGAGACTGGGGCATTCTACACCCTGTTCGATTTGGACTAATAGGAGATGTAATATTTACATCAGTAATGATAGAGGAGATCCTAAAAGAATGAAGACAGGCAAAACAAAGGATCAAAGATTCATGGATGATATAATCAATGTAAACCAAAGAATgataaaacaaacataaaatctgTAACATATGAAGGTAATTTTATCAAGACACCTTTCCCAAGGCAATACGAGTATAGAGTCTCTGGCGTTGATATCTGTTTTGTAGGAGCATGGCAACTCCTTGCATCATAGCCCATTGAAGGAAAAGTTGTAACCCTCTCTGTACAGCGTTTAactaaatttaattacataaactaaaaatataattagcaGGTAATGGAGTAAGTGTAACCTGTTTTTGCACACAATTTGGCTGCCCTTTAATCTCCCACGTGAGACTTACAAGAGCCATAATCATAGCACAGTAATGATGGTAAATCCACCTGCATAAGTATATTCAGTATCTTTGCTGAAATAGTCTGCAATGGTAAATCCAACAATTGTGCATtttgataagaatttcattTCCACTATTCTTTTCATTAATGAGTAGATTAAAACCAAGAGAGGGATGCAGAGACACAACcaacaacaaaaatttaacaatagaTGGTACACTATGGTATACAAAATTCATCAATATAGGTAGAGACAACCACTTGAGTATATAATATGGTTAATCTTCAAtacttcttttgtttcttacatgcttacccttgtTCTATGCATACCTAAGATTGCGATGCGGGCAAACAAATTTTAAGAACAAGGAAATAAAGTGACAAAGGAACTCAAAAATCCTTTTCTTAACTGAATTGATGAGATAACATAGCAGCAAGCCAACAGGGTGACAACGAGGAAATTAGAAACCTTCTGATTGAAATTTacgaagatgaggaagaagagaagtgGATGCTGGTATTAAGTTGAACTTCAAGATTGACTTTTTTCATGGAGATAAAAAAACATCTGTAAGGTTGCTCTTGCATAAAGTGATTCCTTAGAGAGTTCTCTTTATTTTAGCTCTTCAGACCACAAATTCTGACACCCATATAATTGGTTCTCTTCAAATAATATCTTTTCATTAGATAGGGccgaagaaaaagaagaagaaaaataaaaagagtgaTGTATAAGTTAGTATCAACTGAGAATGATGATTGTTCTCTAAACAATTCCTACCTTTCATGATCTTATATTGCCATTCGTCTTGACCAATTTAAGTAAACCAGACCCAAATCTAGATAAATAAGGTGACACAAATTACAATGGTATGTGTTAGGACTCATATTTATGTGGCCCACAGAAAAAAGACTCCAAGAAAGAGAAGCAATTTCAAGACACTTGGCTGTCAAGAAGTTGGAGAGGTGGCAGACCCTCAAGTGTTTGATCCACCAATAACAAAGTCCACACATGGCAGACCAAGGGAAGAGGAAAGGGTGGCAGAATATAAAGGGGAGGCAGAGGAAGAGCAGGGGATTGCAGAGAAAAATCAAGAGAAGTTTAGGGGAGAGTAGCAGGCCTCTTGAATGCCTTGCATCTATCATTCAATCTTTGTAACTTGATTTAGTTTCAGTCTTAGGGAACACAAGCATAATTTGTATTGAGCAGTGTATTGTGAACTTGAGATTTGTATTGAACTACAGGATATTTGATACAAGCAATACATTTACTGGAAATATTTCCATTTACATACAATTTATCATTGGGAAATTGATTGCTTGTTTCTTGTTGTGGTGACTGTTGGCTGCAGCAACTGTGTGTTGTCTGTACGCTGCCGAATACCCTGTTCTGGAGGGAATGGTGAAGTGCAGAACAGTCTGAGGGAAGTTTCCAGTTGACGAAATACCCAGGTACACATCAGTACGCTTAAGGTTCCAAATAGCATAACAAGCCATTCTTTAAGGTTTAAAGGACATTTTGCACCCATGATTCTAAATGTATCAGCGTGGTTTCCCCCTAACAACCTTCAAAAGCTTCAAAACTCGAAGATTTTAGCaatatatgtgatttgagtaaGGTTTCCCATTTATTTACCTTATAGCTTGTTTCATTTATTAtctctcttttattatttttattttttggttgcCCCCATTCCCCCCTTCTACACTTTTCCCTTAACAAATAATGACTAGCTTGCAAGATAGTGGCCAACTTATTGTCATCATAAATGCTGATAGGATCTGATGACAATTTGCGGTTCTTCAATGGATCTAATTTACAAGTCCTACTTTTTGTAAACAACTAGATTGAGATGTGTAAACAACTAGGCCAACTTATTACACTTATATAATAGCTAAATGTAATTAGATTTTGGAAAAGGCATGGGCAGGAGCCTACTAATACTGATATCAATTTGAACTGAGGCAGAAGTCACCATTCAAAATTATTCTTGCTATTTTCATGCACGATAAACTTACATGATGAAAACTATAATAGAATTGGGTTGGTACAGTTAAGCATAGAAAAGAGGATGCACATATAGGAGCAGCATAAGATGAAACATTACAGAAAAGGAAAACATACCAGGGGCGAATGTCACTTCCATTGAGTCTCAAAATGTTCTCTCGCAAAGCCAAACCAGTATAGAGGAACAAGAGCCATCCCTAAGAAAGCATAGAGCATACGACCAACGTGAGGaaataccaaaataaaaaatggcacttaaaagaagaaaaaataaataaataagagcgTTACCTGATAGAGTTGAACAGGAAATGTAGGCAAGCATCCATCCCAGATGCAAGATCTTAATATAAGAAGCGTGGagggaaataaaagaaaaagaagggcaGTCCTATCCTGTTCCGCCCACAAGCAACTAACTTATATAACAAACAATCAAAtagaaaactaagaaaataGAATCAGACACGTACTCTGTAAGCGTTGTACTCCTCTTTAACCTTCAACTGGATATCTTTGCAGGAGGCTCGAACATTAATTGGGCCAATAAGCATTCTAAGAAAAGCACCTGAGCAAGGAATGgaagaaattaatgaattaataagaaatatgtAACAGAAAAGAAAACAGTGTAAAAGGTAAAATACCCTCTGGTTTGGTTGGAAGGAAAGCAGAAGCATCGCCGTCATATATCAAACATTTGGCTTTCTGTAAATCTTCTTGGAGCTTGTCGACCAACTTGGAATCAAAATTGCTGGAATGAAGTAAAGAACGCAAGCGGTGAATATTAGAATCCAAAGAGAGAGCACGCTGTCTTAAAGATTGTTCTTCACCGTATGTTCGATGAATAAGAGAAGCAGCCGCATCATGCAACTCTTTGGCCTCTTCGACAGCCCTCTCAACTTCATCTTCAACCTCCCTCGGAGCCatcggatttttttttttaataaaatagttaataattaaacccaaaaaaaaaacaaacaaacgaACAAACTACACAATCAGAATCCCAATTCCACCGATCCCACTATAGACTAGGCTGTGCTTTCCCTGTCATTTTGGTAAAATTAACCCGCCAACCCCAAACCAAAGCTTTCTCTCCTcattcaacatttttattttattaataatatttacgCTGAACCATACTCAGACTCCCTCTTCCTCCAGACATCTAACAATCTTACCATACACGCCCCCTTGTCCTGCTTTTTGGCCCTTGTCCTTACCCGTGCCGTACCTTCTCTATccacatattataattatatttatttatattatatatatatatttcatccTTTTATAGGCAGCGGACATGGAGCCTTTTATTGCAAATTGCAATGTTCTTTTCTTGACAAGTATGTTTTAATTGCAATTTTCGAAGTCTTGCTATATTCTCCAATAAAATCCATTCAACTACCTCCCTCACCTTTGTTTTTAGAGCTGCCTTAAATTGATTATATACTGTCCTTCAACAACCAACCCTACAAGAGTTACGATTAGGCTTCATACTATATTGCCTAATTCTTCTGACACTTTACCAAGTGGAAAAGTTTCTCCTTTGGTGGGAGCAAAATGGCTAGAATAATTTTCTAGTTTGATAAGGAAGTGATTATTTTTAGAATCCCCTCACACCTCAATCTTCAGGGAATCTCAAACACCCATTTAATTGCTTGGTAGTTTTTGCTCTATTTGTGGATCCATGTCAATGAGTTGTATACGATGGAAAAcaatgaaacatatatatacacactatAAATTACATACACAGGAACAAAAAGCTGGAAAATCCTGTTACTTTTGTTATCATATTtagaacacacacacacacacatcagTAATGGAAACCCAAATACAACAGAAATAGAATTTGAGGTGGTTGGGCGAGTGGGTGACCTGCACATTGCCTGATAAGAAAATTATGGTTATATTAACTTCTTAAATGAGACACTACATACTAAATTGGAGAATTGAAGAATCACAAACAAGTTTAAGGAAAGAATGAGATGAAAGGATTtcccaaataaaaatttaaattaatggcTGTGCGGTATTTTACATTGCAGTTGCAAGCTAAATGTATTTCATCATCAACCACCACCAAACAATGACACAACAGAGGCTGCTTAGGTAGCTAGCGCCTAAAAATTTAGCCTCATGAAAAAAGAACTCCATCTCCATCTCGCAGATTTATGACAGCTCCACCATCCTTCCTAGCTACTACCCATCTAATTAACAACTTCATTCTCTCAACTTTTTCTTGAATTGATGAGAATATTTTCCATTCCCTTAGTCCAGTCCTACTACGTATTTTACATTAAGAGATAATGAAGATGTAAAGATGAGAAAACCTACCTATTTcacattttaaaacaaaaacagcaGCGTGTATATAGGACAtagacaaataaaattacatacaaCTCGGTACTAATGTTGTTCTTGTGTAGCATCACCAGTCCAATAAGTTTTGACTGCAAAAAGAATTTTCTCCGGATTAAAGGTTCTATTATCTGGCTCTTCCATCTCATTCCATCTGTTATAGTCTTTATCTTCACAAGCAAATCTACGGTATCCCTAAATATAACTGTTCCTTCTGGCCTCAGAATTCTATCCATCTCCGACAGAATGTAGGTAATGTCACACTTTCAAATTAAATGTACATCAATTAAGATCAAAACATTTACAAGCTCATGATAgatcaatcaattaaataagTAATCAACCGAAAAAATTACCTGTCCTGGTATATACTAAGAACACCCCTAGCATGGATAAGATCATATGTTCTTGGATACGTTGAAGAAGCCTCACGCCAATATTGATATTTACCAATTAGACCCCGTTCATAGATAATGACCAGGGTATCTTGATTTGAATTGACGGGAACCACATTCATCACCCAGACTGGATACTTTAACAGAGCTGCAGCAAATCCCCCAATGTATGCGTTCATGTCCGTAACATTCCGGTATCTTCCTTCAAGTAACAaaccattatttatttattttttataatgtctCACCCTTTCCTTCCACAGTTTATTATCTGCTCGAAAATTTTCTTCATTGATACCTGGTATTGTACCTCTGCTGATTCTAGGAGGAATAGCAAATGCTCGCTCTGGCCATTTCTTCAATGAACCACCAGCAACTTCATCTGGGTTGCTAACTTCTGGCAGCGTTGTAATGCAACTTTCCAAGTCTCTGTACCTAATTTCAAGCACATAAGCAGTTAATAAATGTTAAcgtatataatataaaaggtacCATGAGAATGAGCAAAGCTGAGATCTAGTGAATACCAAGCAATGTCTGGATTGTCTGACTTGCATATATGTGGTGTTTTGAAGACCTTCCTACTTTTAATACACTCAATGTGGTTGATAGGCTTCTGCCAAATTGCTAGATTATCCTTTTCAATAACTTTCTTCCAGCAGAGCCGCTTGGCAATAGTCTCAATAGCATTTTGTTCTACATTCAAATCTTCTTTAGTTCTTCCCCAACCTCTCCAGTATTTCCTCCACCAAATAAGAGGACACGAGAGAATCCAATAACCACCAGGTCTTAAAACTCTGTCAACTTCAAGTAGCCGTCTGTAACCATTCAAACAATTTTCAGATACGTAATTCGATTCTTTTCTACTATTTGGGAAATTGGAGATAGATAtcaacattatattatatttggtgTTTAGTTTAAGCTATTAAGACAAGGACTTATCATTGGCTACAAATTCTATATATTATTGAGTAATTGCGTGAGTATGCCTTCAATGGAAACAGgcatgtttttcaatttttctttttttggtaagtcatgtttttcattttgtttggttttctaATATAAACCAAAACCTGTATCAATCGCAGTCCTAATGGTTCCAACTTTAAAGAGGAATGAGCTCAGCAATGTCATCGACGTATGCATCAGCTCCATGGGGGAACATGGTGCCACCACCAGGGAATCAGAAGCGGTCACCTTCTACTTGAATCCAGTTCTGAACAAACTTCTCTATACTGAGCTCTTTATGGGGAATATTGTCAAACCAGGCATAGTCGCGGCTCTTTGGCCATTTAAAAGGGTTTTTATATTTCGGTGGAGTAGGTATTAAGCAGCTAAGAAGTTCCTCGGTTTGAGGGCAGTGGCGCTCCctgtatttcaaaatttttctatcaaatttCCTACCTCTCACTCGATCTTGACAGGGAGTGTACTCACTGTACTTCATCTCACAAGCTGGAAAGTTACGAACTGCATctgaattatttatttcaatttgatgaTGACTATCAAAATCCAAAACagctgatgatgttgatggcaaTGTTTGTGGATTTAGTAGGGAGTTGTTATTTTCGGTCCCGTTATTATGACAACTAACTTTAGTAGACACGTCTGATTGATTGATGATAGGAGTAGTAGCTGTCTGCCAAGCTCCCagaatataaaacaatatgCACAGCCCAGTAACACCAAGAATCCAACTAAGAGGCTTTCTCTTTTATTCCAGTTGATTAGGCTTCGTTGATCCACTGTTGTCCTTGCCCATCTTTAAAAAATCCCCAAGTAGAGTGATCAAATTCAGAACAAGATAAGATTGGGTATTGAACAGAAGAAGCAGAGATGAGATGGTGAGAATCAGGGACGGTCAAAAGATTAATCGTCATGACATTAAGATTATGTTAATAAAAAGgccgaatgactatttcccaccaaagttttagttgaattttaaaaatacattactatctaaaattttttttgttagagataagagtaaaatcgtcattttattattaaaccctaaaactctaaaaatttatataatttttcctcttagtttagaaaactaataatataaattttccttataattaaacttggaaaaactacaattttcccaaaagggtttcaatttttcaagtgATCCACCAGAATCCAATGGCTTAACAAATTCAACTGTTGCGAAGAAGAAGCATCGACAAAGGATTTGGAGGAGAAGAAGCACCCTTCGAAGCATCTGGACGACGAACATTGGTTTGAACAACGATGCATCAACTCTTCTGAATGATGCTTCATCGTTCAGATTCATCAATGAAGGGTGCTTCTCCTCTGTCGAGTCCTTCGTCGATGCTTCTTCTTAATGGTGGCTGGATCTGTTGAGCCATCGGATTATGGTGGGTTATCAGGAAAATTGAAACCctgaggggggggggggggggggggattatagttttttaaaatttaatcataaagagaattgttagttttctaaactaagtggagaaaattatataaatttttatggtttagtaataaaatgatgattttatctgtatctctaaaaaaattaatctataaatgGCTATTTAGATCTTTATATTGCCGTAAGTATTTTTTTGAGATTCGACTCAAACTTAGGTGAGACTTGTCCTTTGCCCaaacaaaaagtgaaaaaagcAATCCAACCTAAAGGCAAAGGAGATTATTTTCGTATTGGAGAAAGCATTACAACCTAGATAATGACAAAGCCtaattataaagaaagaagTACCAGAACTAAGCGTAGTTGAATCTTCAAAGATTAAACATGGATGGAGGTTTaaaaaacagagagagagagagatagagaaagagagaaatggaaGGATAATATACAGAAAGTAAGGAAGGTTAATGGCGAGAGATCattgttgaaatttaaaaaaacgaaaaaaccTTCACGCTTGCTTAGTTTTTGCGGTTTGTTATCCAAAAATGTCGGGAATCAGGAGGGTGAAATTGGTCTAACAAAAGACAAGCTTTACGCCTGAAAAGGAGCCTCTACAGGAGACGGGCCTCTCCTTTTCTCCTCTACAACTCCTTAATTTTAGCATTTTCATCCAAACCATGACATGAGTCTCCACTTCAATATATAATCATTGTTAATGCTTACGTATAGTCATAGCAGAAAAGAGTGATTATGGACTTCCTTATTAGTAATAATGACACCACATA
Above is a genomic segment from Mangifera indica cultivar Alphonso chromosome 3, CATAS_Mindica_2.1, whole genome shotgun sequence containing:
- the LOC123210970 gene encoding transmembrane protein 120 homolog isoform X1 gives rise to the protein MAPREVEDEVERAVEEAKELHDAAASLIHRTYGEEQSLRQRALSLDSNIHRLRSLLHSSNFDSKLVDKLQEDLQKAKCLIYDGDASAFLPTKPEGAFLRMLIGPINVRASCKDIQLKVKEEYNAYRDRTALLFLLFPSTLLILRSCIWDGCLPTFPVQLYQGWLLFLYTGLALRENILRLNGSDIRPWWIYHHYCAMIMALVSLTWEIKGQPNCVQKQRGLQLFLQWAMMQGVAMLLQNRYQRQRLYTRIALGKARRMDVVWGETAGVDGQLWLLCPMLFILQGFEAYVGLLLLRTALDGVVSEWQVIFCGVLLVLMAVGNFINTVKTLMAKSRFKAKMKSSKSKQEL
- the LOC123210970 gene encoding transmembrane protein 120 homolog isoform X2, whose amino-acid sequence is MAPREVEDEVERAVEEAKELHDAAASLIHRTYGEEQSLRQRALSLDSNIHRLRSLLHSSNFDSKLVDKLQEDLQKAKCLIYDGDASAFLPTKPEGAFLRMLIGPINVRASCKDIQLKVKEEYNAYRDRTALLFLLFPSTLLILRSCIWDGCLPTFPVQLYQGWLLFLYTGLALRENILRLNGSDIRPWWIYHHYCAMIMALVSLTWEIKGQPNCVQKQRGLQLFLQWAMMQGVAMLLQNRYQRQRLYTRIALGKARRMDVVWGETAGVDGQLWLLCPMLFILQDCIGWGRI